One Nitrospirota bacterium genomic window, CGGGGAATTTGATACTCCCCCGAGGTCTTGTCAAGAGGTGTGGAAATGGAATCAGGCGGCGACCTCCTTCGGCGTGGCCGGTTGCTGCACGCCATTGACGAATCGGACGCCGACGTGGACCAGCGGCAGGAGCTCCGGCGCATTGAGCCGTCGGAAGGACTGTTCGGCGACTTGGAGCAGCTTCCAGATCAACGCCGTGGCGGACTCGACCCGTTTGTCCCGCTTGGCCGCGGTGGTCCGCAGCCGGACCGCCGCAAACGGCGACTCGACCACGTTCGTCGTGCGCAGATGCCGCCAGTGCTCCCGCGGGAACGGATAAAACGTGACGAGCCGCTCCCAGTCATGGCCTAGCCGCGCGACGGCTTTAGGCGCCAGCGGTCGGAATCCGCTGGCTGAACTGGGCCCGGCGCCGCTCGCACGCAGCCTGCGTCTCGGCATACGGCATGGCCCTGAGCAAGGCCTTCGCCTCCCCATGGAGTGTCTTGGGCAGAGCGTCCAGCACGTTGAGGATCCGGTGGTTCCAACAGCGCTGCTCGACCGCCGTGGGTTGTTGTTCGGCCAGGGCCGCCCAGATCCCGAGATGGCCATCGGCCACCGTACAGCGCCAGGGCTGGAGCCCCCGCGCCCGTCAGGGACGCTCACCGCATACTTGGCCAGCGTCGCGTGCATCCGATTCTTCAACTGCGTCCGCTGCCGCACCAACACCATCCGCGTCCGCGGCAGGTCGCGCTGGTCGCGCAACGCCCCCGGGGGGATCCAGACGGTCGGCAGGGTGCCGGTGCGCTGGAGCCGATTGAGCCCGCGTGCGTCCAGCTTGTCCGTTTTGTTGAACATCCCCATCATCAGCTTCGCCTTGCGCGCGTGCACCAGCTGCGGTACCATCCCCGCCGCCTCAATCTCCTCCACACTCCAATACCAACTCCCGATCGTCTCCACGGCAACCGGAGAACCCCGGTCACACCCTTGCAAAAACTCCTGCAGTGCGCCCCGTTCGTGGGGGGACGCGCGCCTCTCGGGCGGGCCCACCAGTCGCTGGTTCCACAGACGCCAGCGTGTAATGCTTATGCGAGTCGAACGCGATATACTGCATGCTGCGCCTCCCTCCTGCAGCGTCGCCGCGGTTGATTCCCCAACGCAGGATACCACCTGCGTGAGGGAGGCGCGCACCTTCATAACATCACATCTTTTGGTTATATCTCCCCGTGCTTAGGCGTCACCGTTCACGCATCTATCCGATCGCGGCCGCGTCTCCGTGCGTGTCCAGGACATGACCAAAGAGGGTGAGTCTGCCGATCAACCGGCAGACATGCGGGGTGATCACGACCGGCTGTCCGGTATGGGCATGGAACTGACCGCTCAGAATATGCACGCTGGTGCGGTCCACGCGGACCACGTCAAGCACGACTTCCTGGGTGGTGCTATCCGTGATGGTGAGTCTGGCCGGTTCTTGGAGGAGGAAGTCTTCTGGCGGCCGCACGCTCACGGCGAAGCGATCCTTTTCATTGAGGACCCAGGCATTGCGTCGGAGATGGGCGATCTGGGCGCCCTTGGCGGTA contains:
- a CDS encoding transposase → MGRRRPCSGPCRMPRRRLRASGAGPSSASGFRPLAPKAVARLGHDWERLVTFYPFPREHWRHLRTTNVVESPFAAVRLRTTAAKRDKRVESATALIWKLLQVAEQSFRRLNAPELLPLVHVGVRFVNGVQQPATPKEVAA